ttggagggatatgatcgatgcccacaacaaattgatcaggcattattttgtggagaatcccacatacctcgagtcgtattttcgtcgccggtttaggatgagcaccgagttgttcaggcgcattgcagagaaactagcgagccatgaccgtttttttcagcaaaggaggaatgccaccggagagctcgggcatagcacctttcagaaggtgacatccgctttgcgtatgttggcatacggtataccGGCTGATCTAGATGacgatcacttggctatgggtgagagccaagctatcatgtgtgtcaagcgcttcgcagtcggaattgtgcaagtgtttggcgaggagtatttgagatctcccaacgctgaagacgtcgcaaggcttttagcgatgaacaaagctcgcggttTTCCTGGCAtacttggctcaatagattgcatgcattggacttggaagaattgtccaaaggcatgtcatgggcaattccacggccaaaaaaaaaggttccactataatccttgaagcggtggccgatcaagagacttggatttggcatgcattctttggaatgcctggatctttgaatgacatcaatgttgtcaatcggtcaccactgatgagtaagattgcaaatggggagttgccaccggtgcagtttgtagcaaatggctgTACATACAACTACGGCTATTATttagcggatggcatctatccaaagtggcaaacctttgTCAAGCCGTTGAAAAAAtcagaaggtaagaaaaatcttgatttccacaatgctcaggcggcggctagaaaaaatgtggagagagcttttgggattttgcaaacccaatttgctattgtgagaggaccggctaaaTTTTAGGATCAGAAGATGCTTTGGTACATAatacacgcttgtgtgatcatgtacaacatgatcatcgagaatgagcgtggtcAAGATGTGAactactctcagtatgagctctCGGGACATCCCGTGCGAATGCGACGGAGGACTGAAAGGGTGGCtcattttgttgcctcctatcatgccattcgacgttCCGCAGCGCAtaatgatcttcagaaggatctcattaagaagtggtgggcatggaattgacgacaaagagcatcatgatttgtgtGTTCGTTATTGTATTGTTAAATTATTTGTTGTGTTTAATtgcactatttgttgtattgaacgatAAAAACTGTTTGTTTGAATTGTAAtaaacgaaattgaactatttatttttatttgttttaatctttttgcttctgtttttgaatgcatatgttgtttgtgcgaaTCGCgcacgctgcattttagcgcggctgctggagctagTGCTGCGCGCCGCGTCAAACCAGACGATGCACGCGCGGTATAtctgttttttgcgcgcggcgcgacCCGCGCCTGTTGGGGATGCTTAAAAAAAGAGCAATTTGCCGGATAAAAAAAAACAATCTGTTCGGCTATGGTCCTCTCCGTCCACGAATCATCACCAGGCCAAGCCGGCaacacggcacctcttcttctggGAGGAATTCCCTCGAACACCACGTGCGCGCATCCCGCGCGACCTCTGTCCGATCGAATGGCGGTAACGAACTGAGCTAGGAGGGAGTACGTGGCTCCAATGGCGTCTCTCCCCCCcttatccgccgccgccgcctctctcctGCGGCACCACGTCTGCTTCAGGCACCCCACCCCTTCCCGGAGCTGCTTCGCTAACAGTGAGAGTTATGGATGCTGCGGCGGAGTGCCTGATGCCGGGCGTTACGCGAGGCTGCGGCTGCGGTGGAGGAGCCCGGTACGTGCCAAGGTTGGCGAGGTGGAGAAGGACAAGGGCGCCGATTTGGGGCTCCGAACGGACCAGCCCAAGAGCCTGCGGCGGCGCCTGCGGCTCAGGCCGCGGCTGCGCGTGTTGCGGTGGCGTCTCCTGCGGCTGCTGTCGCCGCGGGAGCTCGCGGGCGACGCCGCGGCGGCGCTGCGGCGGGCCATCCGTCGCGTGCCGCCTCCCGCGGTCGCGTCGGTTGTCCTGGGGGCTCTCCTGCTCGCCGCGCGGCTCACGCTGCCCAAAAACCCGGCCCAGGAGGTGGCCTACGCGGACCTCCTGGCGGGGCTGCGCGCGGGCGCCGTGACCGCCGTCGCCTTCGAGGAGGACTCGCGCCGCATCTACTTCAGCAAGGCCGAGGACGCCGGCAGCGGCGACGACGAGCGCGAGACCGGCAGGGGCGCCGCCGTGCCGAAGTGGCCGTACTACGCGAGGAGGGTGCCGCACGACGAGGGGTTCCTGCTTGGGCTGATGCGGGAGGGCGGGGTGGACTACCGGTCTGCTCCACGGCCGGCGGGGAGGCTGCTGGTGGACATGCTGACCACGCTGCTCACGCTGTGGTTCTCACTGCTGCCGATGATGTGGTTCTTACAGAGGCAGATGTCGTCTGGGGGCAGTGCGGACAAGCGCCGACGGCCCAGGAAGCAGCAGGTAGGATTTGATGATGTCCAGGGCGTGGATGAAGCGAAGGAGGAGCTTGTCGAGGTGAATATATATGACCTCTCTATTTCTTTCTCATGATGATTGTTTTCTGTGATGTCGATGATATGCAGACCAGTAGACAATGGACATAGCAAGTCTGCAAAATGTCAATCAATCAAGTTTAAGAAAGGAATTAACAAATTTTACACCCATTCTCTATAACAAGCCCTACCCGCACATGGATCTTAGAGTAAGGTCTTGCTAATCTCGTCGATTCTGATTTTAAGAAATCCGGGTCGACTGGGAGTTCACAATTGCATATGTCGAATACAAAGGGTATTATTTTTGCCAACTAAACTTTTCCCGATCTGCGGCATTCTATTGAAATTGCAAATACCAAGGGTATGAGGAGGAACCTTGCAAAATAAGAAATGGCACAGTAAGATATGATCAAAGTTCTACACAGTGCACTTAAGCCTGCTTGCCTTATTAACTTGTTGCTGGACTACAATGTGGTTCCTGTATGAAATCGTATGTTTTCTCCCTTTTATTTCACAAAGCCCTGTTTCAAGAAAAACACTGCGAGCATGTCTGGATTGGAATATGAATACATATGTGGTAGGCACTTACGTCTAAGATGAATTCCAATTTTCTCATATTTTGATGTTTTGACACTAAGTACCCAATCCTATCCTATCCCATATATCTAAGTAGGTTATCCCATTTTTGAGCACATACATGCCCTACACATCATCAAATTTTTTTCTAGCAACAAATAATTGAAGCACAAGGTCATAAATCCCCGCAGCAATGCGTGGGATATTATCTTGTTTAACAGTTTTTTCATCTGGATTACCCCATTTAGCGAAAGGTTTGCCTATTTTTACCCCATTTAGCAAAAGTTTTGCCAATTTTACCCCATTCAAAATTTTGAGAGCGACCTGCTAGGTCGTCAGGTACACATACATGGCAAGCTATGTCGTTGTTTTCATCCTTTGCGTTTTTTCCCGTGCCTGAACCAGTTCGTATCCCTGAGCCAGACCCGTCCCGCGCACCCACCTGCAAATGTTTAACAAAACCAACTGCAAGATGCGGTGCATATGCACACCTGACGACCGAGAGAAAAAAACCATGTCCAACCATGCCATTCGACCCGTTTGTGCAAAAAAAAGGAGGAAAACCGCGACATGGCACATTACGTGTACCCGACGGCCGGGACACACCTTTTAGATCTCCCTTCAATTTTTTTAAAGGGGTAACAACCAGCAAAACTTCCGCTAAATGGGGTAACCCGGATGAGAATCCGCTAACTGGAGTAATTAGTGTAAAAAATGTCAAAATAGAGGGTAAAAAACTGGAATTCACTCTATTAATAATTAGTACTTGTATCTATGGATTCTGTAGTATTGACTGCTTAGGCTTGTTGATGCTAGGAATTATATTTGTTTTAGCTGATGTCTTGTTTTTTGTTATTCATATGAGTTAGTTATGTACTTCTATTGACTGAATATCAACAAGACTCATAAACTGTTGTACACTATTATAATTTCTTAATGTAGATAGTGAGCTGCTTGCGTGGTTCACTGAACTACAAGAAGCTGGGAGCAAGATTACCCAGGGGTGTTCTACTTGCTGGCCCTcctggaaccgggaaaactttgCTGGCGAAGGCAGTTGCAGGAGAGGCTGGAATTCCATTCTTCTCTGTTTCTGCTAGCGAATTTGTTGAAATGTTTGTTGGAAGAGGAGCAGCCCGCGTGAGGGAATTATTcaaggaagccaaagaagctgCTCCGTCAATCATTTTTATTGACGAACTTGATGCTGTTGGTGGAAGCAGAGGTAGAAGTTTTAATGATGAGAGGGACCAAACCCTAAATCAGGTGTGATTTAGCTCTCTTACTACGTTCTGTTTTCTTTGTGAAGTCATATTAAATGATGAACATATTATTGCTTTGTCCAGCTGCTTACTGAAATGGATGGTTTTGACTCGGACGTGAAAGTTATTGTCATGGCTGCTACTAATAGACCTAAGGCTCTGGATTCTGCTCTTTGTCGGCCTGGTCGCTTCTCAAGAAAGGTTTTTGTTGGTGTGCCTGATTTGGAAGGCCGCAGAAAGATTTTGGCTGTTCATCTCAGGAAAGTTCCTTTAGAAGAGGAATCCGAAATAATTTGTGATCTGGTAGCTAATGTGACCCCAGGATTGGTTGGTGCAGATCTAGCAAACATTGTTAATGAGGCTGCTCTACTAGCTGCTCGAAGAGGTAAGTTAAAGTCATCTTATATCATCAGATACATAAGACTTAGAGCAAGTTGATTGGTTCCTTATGCTTGAAGTATCATATTTATTGCAAGCAAATTTAAATATCGCTTCATTAATGAATGCTTAGAGTTCCAAAGTGTAAAACCTGCAATTTTGTGGTCCATTTTCAGTGGAACAGTGCAAGATTTGTGGTTTCTTTGTAAACTGCCAGTGCATTCTCTTATCAGTTTGACTCCACCATGTTCTAAATTATTACTGAGAAAAATTATAATCTTACCTGCATTTATGTTTTTCTATTTCCCATGTTTTGGAAAGAGAGTTGTCTTTTAAAATGGTTAAGTTGATGAAATGTATGATAATTAAGAAGTTATATTATTGCAAGATTCTGAGGATGATTGTGTTCTGTCAAGGTGGTGATATTGTGGCTCGGGAGGATATAATGGATGCCATTGAGAGGGAAAAGTATGGAGTCAATGGTAGACAAAAGGGTCCTGATTCTGCAAGAGAAGGCCTTACCAAGTTATTTCCATGGTTACCTAAACCTGGAAATAAACCATCAAATCCAGATGATTTTCAAGGACTTATGGGTTATCATACGTTAAGCTAACTGGGGTTTTTCAAGGTATACTCGAATTTGTCCCTTTTGATGATTTTGTTCATCGACCTTTTCCTTTTAAATTCCTATAAGTAGCTCGACAAACTGAtaactccgcctatgtcttctaggcatagccggtcccaagcccgggtaaaggaggagggttgtgataggcttggcgagccaacgtaaaaactagccagtcccataggtatgaaacccatttgagcgagaatagtactaggatgggtgacctcctaggaagtcctcgtgaaagggtttcatatctaagggttgtgataggcttcgcgagccaacgtaaaaactagccagtcttttgggtatgaaacccatttgggcgagagtagtactaggatgggtgacctcctgggaagtcctcgtgaaagggtttcatatctagcctaccccaacttgtttgggataaaaggcttcgTAAGTAAGTAAGTAAGTAAGCTCGACAAACTGATGACCTTCTAATTGAAACGTTATACATGCTAAAGGAGCCAAAATTCACAATGCCAATTCAAAGTTTTTTCATTTTGGtgtcctgctgctgctgtatgtcATGGTAAGCAAAAACATAAAATGGAATAGCAATGGATTTGGCAGCAGTACAACGTCTCGTTATCCAAAAAAAAGGGCTATGGAAGCTTTTATTTCGTTTATCTGGAGTGCTCAACTTCAGATGACCTATTTATTGATGCT
The window above is part of the Triticum aestivum cultivar Chinese Spring chromosome 2A, IWGSC CS RefSeq v2.1, whole genome shotgun sequence genome. Proteins encoded here:
- the LOC123189474 gene encoding probable inactive ATP-dependent zinc metalloprotease FTSHI 3, chloroplastic — encoded protein: MASLPPLSAAAASLLRHHVCFRHPTPSRSCFANSESYGCCGGVPDAGRYARLRLRWRSPVRAKVGEVEKDKGADLGLRTDQPKSLRRRLRLRPRLRVLRWRLLRLLSPRELAGDAAAALRRAIRRVPPPAVASVVLGALLLAARLTLPKNPAQEVAYADLLAGLRAGAVTAVAFEEDSRRIYFSKAEDAGSGDDERETGRGAAVPKWPYYARRVPHDEGFLLGLMREGGVDYRSAPRPAGRLLVDMLTTLLTLWFSLLPMMWFLQRQMSSGGSADKRRRPRKQQVGFDDVQGVDEAKEELVEIVSCLRGSLNYKKLGARLPRGVLLAGPPGTGKTLLAKAVAGEAGIPFFSVSASEFVEMFVGRGAARVRELFKEAKEAAPSIIFIDELDAVGGSRGRSFNDERDQTLNQLLTEMDGFDSDVKVIVMAATNRPKALDSALCRPGRFSRKVFVGVPDLEGRRKILAVHLRKVPLEEESEIICDLVANVTPGLVGADLANIVNEAALLAARRGGDIVAREDIMDAIEREKYGVNGRQKGPDSAREGLTKLFPWLPKPGNKPSNPDDFQGLMGYHTLS